A stretch of the Azorhizobium caulinodans ORS 571 genome encodes the following:
- the tssM gene encoding type VI secretion system membrane subunit TssM yields MTLTTWTFWRWVLLFAAAAVFALLVWLLGPRLSFDGVSPFAGVTPRVMTTLIIVLLAGLVALYWALNQRHPATASETTKPSAPKKALPALEAPTASRAQREAMERGFQLALGVLKRIRTPGFFNRSYKYELPWYAIIGAEQAGKSALIRASGLRFPLNEARNGQINGGTISLSFTDQAVLIETRGPMVPPSEENTWGLFGLLLKRYRHRQPINGIVLVLSLSDMMRATDAERFSLHADLRDQLERFQATVKARVPIYVVFTKADIIPGFDEFCADLTSVERQGVFGVTLPLYDERGITTRGKPLPATFSAEFDNFLRWQMPRMASQVSQGFGVGPRFDCFMMLPHLATVKPLIADLIEDVFKPTTYDRPLLLRGFYFTSTQATSPRDANALPPAGTPDPAATRKTGLFIHDLFDKVIFKEAGLVEHDPTVRRNENVLRWGIATAGITLSLALLSWMTISFVANRYLIGEVERATDRTKTAIAALDANPTVQPSAETDFASVLPVLNSLAGLPTGWDARHQHVAWQLEGALGQKRYLAEATRQEYVEGLEALLTPRVIIALQREIAANMRNPDALYQALKVYLMLGHAGPMDRTVVVTWMHNLLANIYPGPTQAPLRNALLEHVENMLEVGVPPIELEQELISQARAVLNAYPAANQGMAILQNRSEIRALPVWRVTDVAGPLAPYALARRSGRPLNEPIDGMYTSAAFFPVVIPAISEVASSIISDDWVRFPSTPSAPEAARISQLTRDMTDLYVNDYISVWQNMVSDVTLAGFDNLQAELAVLQAALGPPSPLSSYLQAVTKETTIELPEAAGGAAKAVGTAAAAVAGPAAGAVNAVLQSGNARMKALAQSVTSRFSDLHTFASGTPSPLDEVLRSMSQLRALLGPAASMGGADPAQITEMTSGPQFAQILSQLKLNTLTAPPALTDSIVSLVRQTSTIANAGVKADLDSAWKTQVLPFCQAAINGKFPFSNSPNDVTLADFARMFAPDGLMDQFFNKQLKNFVDTLSSPWRPLTNVATHPDISPAGLAVFEQAAKIRAVFFPNGGTTPEVSFSITPTDLDPGAMRVKVEIDGQSFIYQYGPTVPTAMKWPGNVGSVRVEFGVGGDSGPAAVSYTGPFALFRFLAGRGVNRISPTRINFGVTLGPRSASFALDAASVNNPFQRPPYAGFRCPTSLVQ; encoded by the coding sequence ATGACCCTCACCACATGGACATTCTGGCGCTGGGTGCTGCTGTTCGCCGCGGCGGCCGTCTTCGCGCTGCTGGTGTGGCTCCTCGGGCCGCGCCTGTCCTTTGACGGGGTCTCTCCCTTCGCGGGCGTCACGCCGCGCGTGATGACCACGCTCATCATCGTGCTGCTGGCCGGCCTCGTCGCGCTCTACTGGGCTCTCAATCAGCGCCATCCCGCCACCGCCAGCGAGACGACAAAGCCCAGCGCCCCGAAAAAGGCGCTGCCGGCCCTCGAAGCGCCGACCGCCTCGCGGGCGCAGCGGGAGGCGATGGAACGCGGATTCCAGCTGGCGCTCGGCGTGCTGAAGCGCATCCGCACGCCGGGCTTCTTCAACCGCAGCTACAAATATGAACTGCCCTGGTACGCCATCATCGGCGCCGAGCAGGCCGGCAAGAGTGCCCTCATCCGCGCGTCAGGCCTGCGCTTTCCGCTGAACGAGGCGCGCAACGGCCAGATCAACGGCGGCACCATCAGCCTGTCCTTCACGGATCAGGCGGTGCTCATCGAGACCCGCGGGCCCATGGTCCCGCCCTCGGAGGAGAACACCTGGGGCCTGTTCGGCCTGCTGCTGAAGCGCTACCGCCACCGCCAGCCCATCAACGGCATCGTGCTCGTGCTCTCGCTCAGCGACATGATGCGGGCGACCGACGCCGAGCGCTTTTCCCTCCATGCCGATCTGCGCGACCAGCTGGAGCGCTTCCAGGCCACCGTGAAGGCCCGCGTGCCGATCTACGTGGTCTTCACAAAGGCCGACATCATCCCCGGCTTCGACGAATTCTGCGCCGACCTGACCTCCGTCGAGCGGCAGGGCGTGTTCGGCGTGACGCTGCCGCTCTATGACGAGCGCGGCATCACCACGCGCGGCAAGCCGCTGCCCGCCACCTTCTCCGCGGAATTCGACAATTTCCTGCGCTGGCAGATGCCGCGCATGGCGAGCCAGGTGAGCCAGGGCTTCGGCGTCGGTCCGCGCTTCGACTGCTTCATGATGCTGCCGCATCTGGCCACGGTGAAGCCGCTGATCGCCGACCTCATCGAGGACGTGTTCAAGCCCACCACCTACGACCGCCCCCTGCTGCTGCGCGGCTTCTATTTCACCAGCACGCAGGCGACCTCGCCGCGCGACGCCAATGCGCTGCCGCCCGCCGGCACGCCGGACCCTGCCGCCACCCGCAAGACCGGCCTGTTCATCCACGATTTGTTCGACAAGGTGATCTTCAAGGAGGCCGGCCTCGTCGAGCATGACCCGACCGTGCGCCGCAACGAGAACGTGCTGCGCTGGGGCATCGCCACGGCGGGCATCACGCTCAGCCTCGCCCTCCTGTCCTGGATGACCATCAGCTTCGTGGCCAACCGTTACCTGATCGGGGAAGTGGAGCGGGCGACCGACCGCACCAAGACGGCCATCGCCGCCCTCGACGCCAATCCCACCGTCCAACCGAGCGCGGAGACCGACTTCGCATCGGTCCTGCCGGTGCTGAACAGCCTTGCGGGGCTGCCCACGGGCTGGGATGCCCGCCATCAGCATGTCGCCTGGCAGCTCGAAGGCGCACTCGGGCAGAAGCGCTACCTCGCCGAGGCCACGCGCCAGGAATATGTGGAAGGGCTCGAAGCCCTGCTCACGCCGCGCGTCATCATCGCCCTGCAGCGGGAAATTGCCGCCAACATGCGCAATCCCGATGCGCTCTATCAGGCGCTGAAGGTCTATCTCATGCTGGGCCACGCCGGCCCCATGGACCGCACCGTGGTCGTGACCTGGATGCACAACCTGCTCGCCAATATCTATCCGGGTCCCACGCAGGCGCCGCTGCGCAACGCGCTGCTCGAGCATGTGGAAAACATGCTGGAAGTCGGCGTGCCGCCCATCGAGCTGGAACAGGAGCTCATCAGCCAGGCCCGGGCCGTCCTCAACGCCTATCCGGCGGCCAATCAGGGCATGGCGATCCTGCAGAACCGCAGCGAGATCCGCGCCCTGCCCGTCTGGCGCGTCACCGACGTGGCCGGTCCCCTCGCCCCTTATGCGCTGGCGCGCCGCTCCGGGCGCCCGCTCAACGAGCCGATCGACGGCATGTACACATCGGCGGCCTTCTTTCCGGTGGTCATACCGGCCATCTCGGAGGTCGCCAGTTCCATCATCTCCGACGACTGGGTGCGCTTTCCCTCGACGCCCTCCGCTCCGGAGGCGGCCCGCATCTCGCAGCTCACGCGCGACATGACGGACCTCTATGTCAACGACTACATCTCCGTCTGGCAGAACATGGTGAGCGACGTGACGCTCGCCGGCTTCGACAACCTGCAGGCGGAACTCGCCGTGCTCCAGGCCGCCCTCGGCCCGCCCTCGCCGCTGTCGAGCTATCTCCAGGCGGTGACCAAGGAAACGACCATCGAACTGCCGGAAGCGGCGGGCGGCGCGGCCAAGGCCGTCGGCACTGCGGCAGCTGCCGTCGCCGGGCCGGCCGCGGGCGCCGTCAATGCGGTCCTGCAATCCGGCAATGCGCGCATGAAAGCACTGGCCCAGTCCGTCACATCCCGCTTCTCGGATCTCCACACCTTCGCCAGCGGAACCCCGAGCCCGCTCGACGAGGTGCTGCGCTCCATGAGCCAGTTGCGCGCCCTCCTCGGCCCCGCCGCCAGCATGGGCGGCGCGGACCCCGCGCAGATTACCGAGATGACCTCGGGCCCGCAGTTCGCGCAGATCCTCTCGCAACTGAAGCTGAACACGCTCACGGCGCCGCCGGCATTGACGGATTCCATCGTCTCGCTGGTCCGCCAGACCTCGACCATCGCCAATGCCGGCGTGAAGGCGGATCTCGACAGCGCCTGGAAGACGCAGGTCCTGCCCTTCTGCCAGGCGGCCATCAACGGCAAGTTCCCGTTCTCCAACTCGCCGAACGACGTGACCCTGGCCGACTTCGCCCGCATGTTCGCCCCCGACGGGCTCATGGACCAGTTCTTCAACAAGCAGTTGAAGAACTTCGTGGACACGCTGAGTTCGCCGTGGCGCCCGCTGACCAATGTCGCGACCCACCCGGACATTTCGCCGGCCGGCCTCGCCGTGTTCGAGCAGGCGGCGAAGATCCGCGCCGTCTTCTTCCCCAATGGCGGCACGACCCCGGAAGTCAGCTTCTCCATCACGCCGACCGATCTCGACCCCGGTGCCATGCGGGTGAAGGTGGAGATCGACGGCCAGTCCTTCATCTACCAGTACGGCCCGACGGTGCCGACGGCGATGAAGTGGCCGGGCAACGTCGGTTCCGTGCGCGTGGAATTCGGCGTCGGCGGCGACAGCGGACCGGCGGCGGTGAGCTACACGGGCCCGTTCGCGCTGTTCCGCTTCCTGGCCGGACGGGGCGTGAACCGCATCAGCCCGACCCGCATCAATTTCGGCGTCACGCTCGGCCCCCGCTCCGCGAGCTTCGCGCTCGACGCGGCAAGCGTGAACAATCCCTTCCAGCGGCCGCCGTACGCGGGCTTCCGCTGCCCGACATCCCTCGTTCAGTAG
- the tssA gene encoding type VI secretion system protein TssA, whose product MTVEPTFDVSEGLAPIGDPPGCGTDPRADMSGNSPFLQMKDARADARRKERALDVDPDAPGAEDDWGSAGELGMQILSGVGKDLEVAAWVIEALVRLDGYRGLYTGCLLAEGLVRTFWDGIFPLPDEDGNDGRLSPFVALNGEDGEGLLIQPLRKIPLTAGSEHFSYWQYEQAREIAQIGDADRREARIAAGGLSMDAFDEAVGSTPPSFFADLIAQIEAALAALNALSDAFSERVGVDAPPAGAIRNLLNTVLDDVRIFAASKLEQASASQLSEQAGSDEAAGGGETAGDGEAETGGAPGAPRGPVANREQALRLILEAARFFRTNEPHSPISYTLEEIVRRARLPMGALIEELIVDPEARRYFYLAAGLRPPANPEPQE is encoded by the coding sequence ATGACGGTCGAACCGACTTTTGACGTTTCTGAAGGTCTTGCGCCGATCGGCGACCCGCCGGGTTGCGGAACCGATCCGCGCGCCGACATGTCCGGCAACTCGCCCTTCCTGCAGATGAAGGACGCGCGCGCCGACGCGCGCCGGAAGGAACGGGCGCTCGACGTGGACCCCGACGCACCGGGCGCGGAGGACGACTGGGGCTCGGCCGGCGAACTCGGCATGCAGATCCTGTCCGGCGTCGGCAAGGATCTGGAGGTGGCCGCCTGGGTCATCGAGGCGCTCGTGCGGCTCGACGGCTACCGTGGCCTCTATACGGGCTGCCTGCTGGCCGAAGGCCTCGTCCGCACCTTCTGGGACGGCATCTTTCCGCTGCCCGATGAGGACGGCAATGACGGGCGCCTCTCGCCCTTCGTGGCGCTCAACGGCGAGGATGGCGAGGGCCTTCTCATCCAGCCGCTGCGCAAGATCCCGCTGACGGCCGGCAGCGAGCATTTCTCCTACTGGCAGTACGAGCAGGCCCGCGAGATCGCGCAAATCGGCGATGCCGACCGCCGGGAGGCGCGTATCGCCGCCGGTGGGCTGAGCATGGACGCCTTCGACGAGGCCGTCGGCTCGACACCGCCGTCCTTCTTCGCGGATCTCATCGCCCAGATCGAGGCAGCGCTGGCCGCGCTGAACGCTCTGTCAGATGCCTTTTCCGAGCGTGTGGGCGTGGATGCCCCGCCGGCCGGGGCCATCCGCAACCTGCTCAACACTGTCCTCGACGACGTGCGCATCTTCGCGGCGTCCAAGCTCGAGCAGGCGAGCGCCAGCCAGCTCTCCGAGCAGGCCGGATCTGACGAGGCGGCCGGCGGCGGCGAGACCGCGGGCGACGGGGAAGCCGAAACGGGCGGAGCGCCCGGCGCCCCCCGCGGGCCCGTGGCCAATCGCGAGCAGGCCCTGCGGCTGATCCTCGAGGCGGCCCGCTTCTTCCGGACCAACGAGCCGCATTCGCCGATCTCCTACACGCTGGAGGAGATCGTCCGGCGGGCGCGCCTGCCCATGGGCGCGCTCATCGAGGAACTCATCGTCGATCCGGAAGCCCGTCGTTACTTCTACCTTGCCGCAGGCTTGAGGCCGCCGGCAAATCCGGAACCGCAAGAATAA
- the tssB gene encoding type VI secretion system contractile sheath small subunit, with translation MPSIHEKLNRVRKPRVHITYDVETEGAVVEKELPFVVGVMGDFSGDPSEPLKPLNERKFIQIDRDNFDQVLARMTPGLKMKVDNTLADDGSQLSVDLSFKSLEDFSPAAVVDRVEPLRKLMDVRSQLRDLLSKADRSENLESLLEKILSNEEQLKALSEQLGVGAEKKEG, from the coding sequence ATGCCCAGCATCCATGAAAAACTCAATCGCGTGCGCAAGCCGCGCGTCCACATCACCTATGATGTCGAGACCGAAGGCGCGGTCGTCGAGAAGGAGCTGCCCTTCGTCGTCGGCGTCATGGGCGATTTCTCCGGCGATCCGAGCGAGCCCCTGAAACCGCTCAACGAGCGCAAGTTCATCCAGATCGACCGGGACAATTTCGATCAGGTGCTGGCGCGCATGACGCCCGGGCTGAAGATGAAGGTGGACAACACCCTCGCGGACGACGGCAGCCAGCTCAGCGTCGATCTGAGCTTTAAGTCGCTGGAGGATTTCTCCCCGGCCGCCGTGGTCGATCGGGTCGAGCCCCTGCGCAAGCTGATGGACGTGCGCAGCCAGCTGCGCGACCTGCTCTCCAAGGCCGACCGGTCGGAGAACCTGGAAAGCCTCCTGGAGAAGATCCTGTCGAACGAGGAACAGCTGAAGGCCCTGAGCGAACAGCTCGGCGTCGGCGCCGAAAAGAAGGAGGGCTGA
- the tssC gene encoding type VI secretion system contractile sheath large subunit yields MAETQEQAAAGATETQEASFLDQAIAATKQTDPDRTAELLRTLTQEALAGTVTYSKNLTQTINNAIVAIDAKISTQLNAIMHHPDFQKLEGTWRGLNYLVMNSETGSSLKIRVINCTKRELYKSLTKASEFDQSTIFKKIYESEFGSPGGEPYGALIGDYEFGNHPEDTELLSLMSNVAAAAFAPFVTAASPKMFGFDDFTELSKPRDLEKIFETVEYAKWRSFRESDDSRFVTLTMPRTLARLPYGANTKVVEDFDYEESPIVDGTPRGMKHEDYCWMNSSYVLGARLTDAFAQHGWCTAIRGAEGGGKVENLPSHVFVSDDGDSDQQCPTEIGITDRREAELSKLGFLPLCHYKGTDYAVFFGAQTTQKPKKYDRPEATANAAISARLPYIMATSRFAHYLKIMGRDKVGSFMEASDCEAWLNRWIINYVNGNPDAGQDMKAKYPLAEAKVEVREIPGKPGSYNAVAWLRPWLQMEELTTSLRMVARIPASS; encoded by the coding sequence ATGGCCGAGACTCAGGAACAAGCCGCCGCCGGCGCAACGGAAACGCAGGAAGCCTCCTTCCTCGACCAGGCCATCGCGGCCACCAAGCAGACCGACCCGGACCGCACGGCTGAGCTTCTGCGCACGCTGACGCAGGAAGCGCTCGCCGGAACCGTCACTTATTCGAAGAACCTCACGCAGACGATCAACAACGCCATCGTTGCGATCGACGCGAAGATCTCGACGCAACTCAATGCAATCATGCACCATCCCGACTTCCAGAAGCTGGAAGGCACGTGGCGGGGCCTGAACTATCTGGTGATGAATTCGGAGACCGGCAGCAGCCTGAAGATCCGGGTCATCAACTGCACCAAGCGCGAGCTCTACAAGTCGCTCACCAAGGCCTCTGAGTTCGACCAGTCCACCATCTTCAAGAAGATCTACGAGAGCGAGTTCGGCAGCCCCGGCGGCGAGCCCTATGGCGCGCTCATCGGCGACTACGAGTTCGGCAACCATCCCGAGGACACCGAGCTGCTCTCGCTCATGTCCAACGTGGCGGCGGCGGCGTTCGCCCCCTTCGTCACGGCGGCGAGCCCGAAGATGTTCGGCTTCGACGACTTCACCGAGCTGTCCAAGCCACGCGATCTCGAGAAGATCTTCGAGACGGTGGAATACGCCAAGTGGCGCTCGTTCCGGGAATCCGATGATTCCCGTTTCGTCACGCTCACCATGCCGCGCACGCTGGCCCGCCTCCCCTATGGCGCCAATACCAAGGTGGTGGAAGACTTCGACTATGAGGAAAGCCCCATCGTCGACGGCACCCCGCGCGGCATGAAGCACGAAGACTATTGCTGGATGAATTCGTCCTACGTACTCGGCGCCCGTCTCACGGACGCCTTCGCCCAGCACGGCTGGTGCACCGCCATCCGCGGCGCCGAGGGCGGCGGCAAGGTGGAGAACCTGCCGAGCCACGTCTTCGTCTCCGACGACGGCGACAGCGACCAGCAGTGCCCGACCGAGATCGGCATCACCGACCGGCGCGAGGCGGAGCTCTCCAAGCTCGGCTTCCTGCCGCTGTGCCACTACAAGGGCACGGACTATGCGGTGTTCTTCGGCGCCCAGACGACGCAGAAGCCCAAGAAGTACGACCGCCCCGAGGCGACGGCGAACGCCGCCATCTCGGCGCGCCTGCCCTACATCATGGCCACCTCGCGCTTCGCGCACTACCTGAAGATCATGGGCCGCGACAAGGTCGGCTCCTTCATGGAAGCGAGCGACTGCGAGGCCTGGCTGAACCGCTGGATCATCAATTACGTCAACGGCAACCCGGATGCCGGCCAGGACATGAAGGCCAAGTATCCGCTCGCCGAGGCGAAGGTGGAGGTCCGCGAGATCCCCGGCAAGCCGGGCTCGTACAACGCGGTCGCGTGGCTCCGCCCCTGGCTGCAGATGGAAGAGCTGACCACCTCGCTGCGCATGGTGGCCCGCATTCCGGCCTCCTCGTAA
- the tssC gene encoding type VI secretion system contractile sheath large subunit — MSLTPETSGLPTPPVTPAEASAPSDAPPSLRPLRRLAADMACKRLPSDRLDAFLKPGLDLVAALREWFGTDIAHFTDPQSLIGALERDIAFLDDMLTRQLNAILHHRAFQRLESGWRGIAYLTQCAAHSEKVIIRVLNVSWSELASDFERAPDFDQSHLFEKIYSQEFGMPGGTPYGVLLCDYEVRHRPTTESPVDDVATLSGLASVAAAAFAPAILAASPRLLGLEHFRALDHVSTLSGLYRGAEYTRFNRLRSIDDARFLGLVLPRILMREPHTFDGVAGIGFRYREDRHGLRHDEMCWGSAIYAFGEVVIRAFEQHGWFADICGGRRDALDHGIVEHLSAPSVETDSPGTVERFASELVIPTQIEQDLWELGLISLNVCKDTSRLVFYTSSSLQNVPDYRASAAAANARISAMLRYILCVSRFAHYVKVRVRDRIGSYETAEACERDLQTWLLSYCLGNDDASPEMKARYPLREASAEVRAVPGRPGAFACVLQLRPHFQLDQIFTTFKLVTDLALHVQRPVN, encoded by the coding sequence TTGTCCTTGACGCCCGAAACCTCCGGCCTGCCGACACCACCGGTGACGCCGGCCGAGGCGTCGGCCCCAAGCGATGCCCCGCCCTCGCTCCGGCCGCTGCGCCGGCTCGCGGCGGACATGGCCTGCAAGCGTCTGCCTTCGGACCGTCTCGACGCCTTCCTGAAGCCCGGACTGGATCTCGTGGCCGCCCTGCGCGAGTGGTTCGGCACGGACATCGCCCATTTCACCGATCCGCAGTCCCTGATCGGAGCGCTGGAACGCGACATCGCGTTCCTCGATGACATGCTCACCCGGCAGCTCAACGCCATCCTCCATCATCGCGCGTTCCAGCGCCTGGAGTCCGGCTGGCGGGGGATCGCCTATCTCACCCAGTGCGCCGCCCACTCGGAAAAGGTCATCATCCGGGTGCTGAACGTTTCCTGGTCGGAGCTTGCCAGCGATTTCGAACGGGCGCCGGATTTCGACCAGAGCCATCTGTTCGAGAAGATCTACAGCCAGGAATTCGGCATGCCGGGCGGCACACCCTACGGCGTGTTGCTCTGCGACTATGAGGTGCGCCATCGCCCCACCACCGAAAGCCCGGTGGATGACGTGGCGACCCTGTCCGGCCTCGCCAGCGTCGCCGCCGCGGCCTTCGCCCCGGCCATCCTCGCAGCCTCGCCCCGCCTGCTGGGGCTCGAGCACTTTCGCGCGCTGGACCATGTCTCGACGCTGTCGGGCCTCTATCGCGGCGCCGAATACACCCGCTTCAATCGCCTGCGCAGCATCGACGACGCCCGCTTCCTCGGGCTCGTCCTGCCGCGCATCCTGATGCGCGAACCCCACACCTTCGACGGCGTCGCCGGCATCGGCTTCCGCTATCGCGAGGACCGCCACGGCCTGCGCCACGACGAAATGTGCTGGGGCAGTGCCATATATGCCTTCGGCGAGGTGGTCATCCGCGCCTTCGAGCAGCACGGCTGGTTCGCCGACATCTGCGGCGGTCGCCGCGACGCGCTCGACCACGGGATCGTCGAGCATCTGAGCGCCCCGAGTGTGGAGACGGATTCTCCCGGCACGGTGGAGCGCTTCGCCTCGGAATTGGTGATCCCGACCCAGATCGAGCAGGACCTCTGGGAATTGGGCCTCATCAGCCTCAACGTCTGCAAGGACACCTCGCGGCTCGTTTTCTACACGAGTTCCTCGCTCCAGAACGTGCCGGACTATCGCGCCTCGGCGGCCGCCGCCAACGCGCGCATCTCCGCCATGCTGCGCTACATTCTCTGCGTCTCGCGCTTCGCCCATTACGTGAAGGTGCGCGTGCGCGACCGTATCGGCAGCTATGAGACCGCCGAAGCCTGCGAGCGCGATCTCCAGACCTGGCTGCTCAGCTATTGCCTGGGCAATGACGACGCGAGCCCCGAGATGAAGGCGCGCTACCCCTTGCGGGAGGCGAGCGCCGAGGTGCGCGCCGTGCCCGGCCGGCCGGGCGCCTTTGCCTGCGTCCTGCAACTGCGTCCGCATTTCCAGCTCGACCAGATCTTCACCACCTTCAAGCTCGTCACCGACCTCGCCCTTCACGTGCAGCGGCCCGTCAACTGA
- a CDS encoding type VI secretion system accessory protein TagJ yields the protein MQDTPLHLFQEGKLTDAIAAMNQQVKEKPLDIALRSQLAELLCVAGDLDRAERQFEAIAQQDPKTALQVGSLRQLLRSSQARRQVFLEGRAPDVLEEPPAHVALRLEALMHLREGRAAEAGASLAKAEELRPPLAGRHNDIGFVDFRDLDDLLGGILEVMTTTGKYFWVPMERVETLEFEAPRRMLDSAWRMAQISVRGGPQGEVAIPSTYPATGEAPSDAVRLGRETDWTEVAPDCVRGSGLRTFLVGEESLTILQLGRLEFDVQ from the coding sequence ATGCAGGACACGCCACTTCATCTGTTCCAGGAAGGCAAGCTGACGGACGCCATCGCCGCCATGAACCAGCAGGTGAAGGAAAAGCCGCTGGACATCGCGCTGCGCAGCCAGTTGGCGGAGCTTCTGTGTGTGGCGGGCGACCTCGACCGGGCCGAGCGCCAGTTCGAGGCCATCGCCCAGCAGGACCCGAAGACCGCCCTGCAGGTGGGGAGCCTGCGCCAACTCCTGCGGTCGAGCCAGGCCCGCCGCCAGGTGTTCCTGGAAGGCCGGGCGCCGGACGTCCTCGAGGAGCCGCCGGCCCATGTGGCGCTGCGCCTCGAGGCCCTGATGCACCTGCGGGAAGGGCGCGCGGCGGAGGCCGGGGCGAGCCTTGCCAAGGCGGAAGAGCTGCGTCCCCCGCTCGCCGGCCGCCACAACGACATCGGGTTCGTGGATTTTCGCGATCTCGACGATCTTCTCGGCGGCATCCTCGAAGTGATGACCACCACGGGCAAATATTTCTGGGTGCCCATGGAAAGGGTGGAGACACTGGAATTCGAGGCGCCACGCCGGATGCTGGACAGTGCCTGGCGCATGGCGCAGATCAGCGTGCGCGGCGGGCCTCAGGGCGAGGTGGCGATCCCCTCCACCTATCCCGCCACGGGAGAGGCTCCGTCCGATGCGGTCCGTCTCGGCCGTGAGACCGACTGGACCGAGGTGGCGCCCGACTGCGTCCGCGGCTCGGGCCTGCGCACCTTCCTCGTGGGCGAGGAGAGCCTTACCATTCTCCAGTTGGGACGACTGGAGTTCGACGTCCAATGA
- the tssE gene encoding type VI secretion system baseplate subunit TssE — protein sequence MSPPASVTLSVLDRLRGGEGPRVARIRDGIRQDLQDLLNTPNRVIGWSQALDQLETSILNYGIMDLCTANLSTEQQRAAVVEEIGRMIRLYEPRLSDMRIHALANADPSDRSLRLRIEARIYVENEVEPIIFNTVVDPVLNAISLSSATP from the coding sequence ATGAGCCCTCCGGCCAGTGTGACGCTGTCTGTTCTGGATCGCCTGCGCGGGGGCGAGGGTCCCCGCGTCGCGCGCATCCGCGACGGCATCCGGCAGGACCTGCAGGATCTGCTGAACACGCCGAACCGTGTGATCGGCTGGTCGCAGGCGCTGGATCAGCTCGAGACGTCCATCCTGAACTACGGGATCATGGATCTGTGCACCGCCAATCTCTCCACGGAGCAGCAGCGGGCCGCCGTGGTGGAGGAGATCGGCCGCATGATCCGGCTCTACGAGCCGCGCCTCTCGGACATGCGCATCCATGCGCTGGCCAATGCCGATCCCTCCGATCGCTCGCTCCGCCTGCGGATCGAGGCCCGCATCTATGTGGAGAACGAGGTTGAGCCCATCATCTTCAACACGGTCGTCGATCCGGTGCTGAACGCCATTTCGCTGTCGAGCGCCACACCGTGA